A single window of Caldicellulosiruptor bescii DSM 6725 DNA harbors:
- the mtaB gene encoding tRNA (N(6)-L-threonylcarbamoyladenosine(37)-C(2))-methylthiotransferase MtaB has translation MKIAFYTLGCKVNQYETQAVAELFKESGFEIVDFDSKADVYVINTCTVTNISDRKSRQAIKKAKKLSPQSIVVVMGCYPQVYPQEVEKIEDVDIIIGTKDRQKIVDYVRQYLEDKKKIVAINEDYKREAFEELKISEFNERSRAFIKIEEGCDQFCSYCIIPYARGAVRSRSLKSIEEEVIRLVQKGYKEFVITGINISSYGKDLDEKVTLIDVIERVNKIEGVKRIRLSSLEPVIMNGEFIERLLSFDKLCHHLHLSLQSGSDKILKLMNRHYTTAQYQSIVDRIREKWDDVAFTTDIIVGFPGETEEDFNATLDFVQKIGFSRIHVFRFSPKKGTKAYEMPNQVDSKEKERRSKIMKEVAASLSYQFHSKFVGKTLEVLIEQDSDFDGYYEGYSGNYIRTLIRKSHMIVHGEIYKVKITQAYRQYVKGEIIQ, from the coding sequence TTGAAGATTGCCTTTTATACACTTGGATGTAAGGTCAATCAGTATGAAACCCAGGCAGTAGCTGAACTTTTTAAAGAAAGCGGGTTTGAGATTGTCGACTTTGACAGCAAAGCAGACGTGTACGTGATAAATACCTGTACAGTTACCAACATAAGCGATAGAAAATCACGACAGGCAATAAAAAAGGCTAAAAAACTTTCTCCGCAAAGTATCGTAGTTGTAATGGGATGTTACCCGCAAGTGTATCCCCAAGAGGTTGAAAAGATAGAAGATGTAGATATCATAATTGGAACAAAAGATAGACAAAAGATTGTTGATTATGTTAGACAATATTTGGAGGACAAAAAGAAAATTGTAGCAATAAATGAAGATTATAAAAGAGAAGCATTTGAAGAGCTTAAGATATCAGAATTTAATGAGCGTAGCCGTGCTTTCATAAAGATAGAAGAAGGTTGTGACCAGTTTTGTTCTTATTGTATAATCCCGTATGCAAGGGGAGCAGTTAGAAGCAGAAGTTTAAAAAGTATAGAAGAAGAGGTTATAAGGCTTGTTCAGAAGGGATACAAAGAATTTGTTATTACAGGAATTAACATCTCATCTTATGGGAAGGATTTGGATGAGAAGGTTACACTTATAGATGTTATTGAGAGGGTAAATAAGATTGAAGGTGTTAAAAGAATCAGACTGAGTTCATTAGAACCGGTTATAATGAATGGTGAATTTATAGAGAGGTTACTTAGTTTTGACAAACTGTGCCATCATTTGCATCTTTCCCTTCAAAGTGGCAGTGATAAAATATTGAAACTTATGAACAGACATTACACTACAGCACAGTATCAAAGTATAGTAGATAGAATAAGAGAAAAATGGGATGATGTAGCATTTACTACTGATATTATAGTGGGTTTTCCGGGCGAAACAGAAGAAGATTTTAACGCTACTTTAGATTTTGTTCAGAAAATAGGTTTTTCAAGAATTCACGTGTTCAGGTTTTCTCCAAAGAAGGGTACTAAAGCATATGAGATGCCAAACCAAGTAGATAGCAAAGAAAAAGAAAGACGAAGCAAGATAATGAAAGAAGTGGCAGCAAGCCTTTCATATCAATTTCATAGTAAGTTTGTTGGGAAGACGTTAGAAGTTTTGATTGAACAGGATTCTGATTTTGACGGATATTATGAAGGGTATTCAGGAAATTATATCCGTACTCTAATAAGGAAAAGTCATATGATAGTACATGGGGAAATTTACAAAGTTAAGATTACACAGGCTTATAGACAATATGTTAAAGGAGAAATAATTCAATAA
- a CDS encoding ATP-dependent helicase — MEWLKELNDQQKEAVLSTEGPLLVLAGAGSGKTRVITYRIAYILNMGLANPANILAITFTNKAADEMKERIKRLVSTQSFSEMWVSTFHAACARILRMEAHNIGFSNNFVIFDAQDRNQLLKECFDKLNIDTERLDIRYVSRQISNFKNQLIGPSDVYRYGNVDGRVVEVYKLYNKLLKEYNAFDFDDLLYYTVVLFETNPDILEKYQNKFKYILVDEYQDTNRAQFYFIYLLSQKHRNVCVVGDDDQSIYSFRGANIKNILEFEKVFSDAKVIKLEKNYRSTKIILSAANEVIKNNNYRKFKKLWTDNIDGEKIFLYSAFDEVNEAEFVASSVKNLIESGISPSEIGVLYRTNAQSVNFENALSAYSVPYKVVGALRFYERKEIKDIIAYLRLITNPHDDLSLFRIINVPRRGIGNSTLEKIKVLSEEYGVSAYTVLLERAKIDFDKKIYEKLNRFTLLIEDLKAEAENLSVTQTIKLVLDKTGYLESLLSSKSEEEFQRAKNIEQLISTAAIFEEENEEPTLQNFLNSITLSSEDEDTQKEEKVSLMTVHAAKGLEFEVVFLTGLEEGLFPLVRAEEPIDAEKELEEERRLCYVAITRAKKLLVLTYANNRRVFGKFSSRQRSCFIEEIPQKYIQVVHNPITKIQGNFAVKNGKEENISSSNLHVGSKVKHGKFGVGKVIWLSDDMKEVVVEFEEIGQKRLLLSYANLKRIG; from the coding sequence ATGGAATGGCTAAAAGAATTAAATGATCAGCAAAAAGAGGCGGTTCTTTCAACAGAAGGGCCGCTTTTAGTATTGGCTGGTGCAGGTTCAGGGAAAACTCGTGTCATAACATATAGAATAGCATATATATTGAATATGGGATTAGCAAATCCGGCTAATATCCTTGCAATTACGTTTACAAACAAAGCTGCTGATGAGATGAAAGAAAGAATAAAAAGGCTTGTTAGCACCCAATCATTTTCAGAGATGTGGGTGTCTACTTTTCATGCTGCGTGTGCAAGGATTTTGAGAATGGAAGCTCATAATATAGGGTTTTCAAACAACTTTGTAATATTTGATGCACAGGATAGAAACCAGCTTTTGAAAGAGTGTTTTGACAAGCTAAACATCGACACAGAGAGGCTTGATATCAGATATGTATCAAGGCAGATTAGCAATTTCAAAAATCAGTTAATTGGGCCTTCTGATGTATACAGATACGGTAATGTTGATGGTCGTGTTGTTGAAGTATATAAACTTTATAATAAACTTCTGAAAGAATACAATGCGTTTGACTTTGATGACCTTTTGTATTACACTGTAGTTCTTTTTGAAACAAACCCTGATATTTTAGAGAAATATCAAAACAAGTTTAAATATATCTTGGTAGATGAGTACCAGGACACTAATCGCGCTCAGTTTTATTTTATTTATTTACTTTCACAGAAACACAGAAATGTCTGTGTTGTCGGTGATGACGACCAAAGTATATACAGTTTCAGAGGAGCAAATATAAAAAATATTTTGGAATTTGAAAAGGTGTTTAGCGATGCCAAGGTGATAAAATTAGAAAAAAACTACAGGTCTACAAAGATAATACTATCAGCTGCAAATGAGGTTATAAAAAACAACAATTACAGAAAATTTAAAAAATTGTGGACAGATAACATTGATGGCGAAAAGATTTTTCTGTACTCAGCTTTTGACGAAGTAAATGAAGCGGAGTTTGTTGCATCGAGTGTGAAAAATCTTATTGAAAGCGGGATTTCCCCCTCAGAAATAGGAGTGCTCTACCGAACAAATGCTCAATCTGTAAACTTTGAGAATGCACTTTCAGCTTATTCTGTACCCTATAAAGTTGTAGGTGCTTTGCGATTTTATGAAAGAAAAGAAATAAAAGATATAATTGCTTATTTGAGACTTATCACAAATCCGCATGACGATTTGAGTCTATTTAGGATTATCAATGTTCCCAGAAGAGGAATTGGGAACAGTACTTTAGAGAAAATAAAAGTTTTGAGTGAAGAGTATGGCGTTTCAGCGTATACAGTTTTACTCGAGCGAGCAAAGATTGATTTTGACAAGAAGATATATGAAAAGCTGAATAGGTTCACTTTGTTAATAGAAGATTTAAAAGCTGAGGCAGAAAATTTGTCTGTAACTCAGACCATTAAACTTGTGCTTGACAAGACAGGGTATTTAGAAAGTTTGCTCAGTAGCAAAAGTGAAGAGGAGTTTCAAAGAGCTAAAAATATTGAACAGCTTATAAGCACTGCAGCTATTTTTGAAGAAGAAAATGAAGAGCCAACCTTGCAAAATTTTTTGAACTCTATTACTTTGAGTTCTGAAGATGAAGATACTCAAAAAGAAGAGAAAGTTTCACTTATGACAGTTCATGCTGCAAAAGGATTGGAATTTGAAGTTGTCTTTCTCACAGGACTTGAAGAAGGATTGTTTCCACTTGTTAGGGCAGAAGAACCCATTGATGCTGAAAAGGAACTTGAAGAAGAAAGAAGACTGTGTTATGTTGCAATTACCAGAGCAAAAAAGCTTCTTGTTCTGACATATGCTAACAATCGAAGAGTATTTGGCAAGTTTTCTTCACGACAAAGGTCTTGTTTTATTGAAGAGATTCCGCAGAAGTACATTCAGGTTGTTCACAATCCTATTACTAAAATTCAAGGGAATTTTGCCGTCAAAAATGGTAAGGAAGAAAATATATCAAGTAGCAATCTGCATGTGGGGAGCAAGGTTAAGCATGGCAAGTTTGGAGTTGGGAAGGTTATTTGGCTTTCAGACGATATGAAAGAGGTAGTAGTAGAGTTTGAAGAGATTGGTCAGAAGAGGTTGCTTCTGTCATATGCAAATCTCAAGAGGATTGGTTGA
- a CDS encoding HPr family phosphocarrier protein, translated as MKTVTVKLNTIDAVKNFVNIVSKYPFDIDLTSGRYVVDAKSIMGIFSLDLSKPIKVEIHSDNCDELLKELEPFMEK; from the coding sequence ATGAAAACAGTAACAGTAAAGCTGAACACAATTGATGCTGTCAAGAACTTTGTCAACATTGTTAGCAAGTACCCATTTGATATTGACCTTACATCAGGAAGGTATGTTGTTGACGCAAAATCTATCATGGGTATATTTAGTTTGGACCTTAGCAAACCAATTAAGGTAGAAATTCATTCAGACAACTGCGATGAACTGCTCAAAGAGCTTGAACCGTTTATGGAAAAATAA
- the pheS gene encoding phenylalanine--tRNA ligase subunit alpha, whose product MNTDIANLKNQCIEELSRIKSLQELEDFQVKYLGKKGILKSKLKELSKLEPAIRAQVGKELNSLREYLEESIAIQRKRFLEEEKQKRIQSERIDVTIPGKRVEIGAIHILSQVQNEIAEIFLNMGYEIAEGPEVELDYYNFEALNIPADHPARDTQDTFYISEDVLLRTHTSPVQIRVMKSKKPPIKIISPGRVYRSDEVDSTHSPIFHQIEGLFVDKGVTMADLKGTLEVFAKRFFGEQTKVRFRPHHFPFTEPSAEVDISCIFCGGKGCRTCKGEGWIEILGAGMVHRKVLLNCGIDPDIYTGFAFGMGVERIALLRYEIEDIRLFYENDLRFLKQFR is encoded by the coding sequence TTGAACACTGACATAGCAAATTTAAAAAACCAATGCATAGAAGAACTATCAAGAATCAAAAGTTTACAGGAACTTGAAGATTTTCAGGTCAAATATTTAGGTAAAAAAGGCATTTTGAAAAGTAAGTTAAAAGAACTATCAAAACTTGAACCAGCAATTCGTGCTCAAGTGGGAAAAGAATTAAATAGTCTGAGAGAGTACCTTGAGGAAAGCATTGCTATCCAGCGAAAAAGGTTTTTAGAGGAAGAGAAGCAAAAGAGGATACAAAGTGAACGCATTGATGTTACTATACCTGGCAAAAGAGTGGAAATAGGAGCCATTCATATTCTTTCTCAGGTTCAAAATGAAATAGCAGAAATCTTTTTAAATATGGGGTATGAAATTGCGGAGGGACCAGAAGTAGAGCTTGATTATTATAACTTTGAAGCACTTAATATCCCAGCTGACCATCCTGCACGAGATACACAAGATACTTTTTATATTTCTGAAGACGTACTTTTGAGAACGCATACCTCCCCTGTTCAAATCAGGGTTATGAAAAGTAAAAAGCCTCCAATTAAAATAATTTCTCCTGGAAGGGTGTACAGGTCGGACGAGGTAGATAGCACACACTCTCCTATTTTTCATCAAATAGAAGGACTATTTGTTGACAAAGGTGTTACAATGGCTGATTTAAAAGGGACACTTGAAGTGTTTGCAAAGAGATTTTTTGGTGAACAGACCAAGGTTAGGTTCAGACCACATCATTTTCCGTTTACTGAACCTTCGGCCGAGGTTGATATTTCATGTATCTTCTGTGGTGGGAAAGGATGTAGAACATGTAAGGGTGAAGGTTGGATAGAAATACTTGGTGCAGGAATGGTTCACAGAAAGGTTCTTTTGAACTGTGGGATTGATCCAGATATATATACTGGTTTTGCATTTGGTATGGGTGTTGAAAGAATAGCACTTTTGAGATATGAGATTGAGGATATTAGGCTCTTTTACGAAAATGATTTGAGATTTTTGAAACAATTCAGATAA
- the pheT gene encoding phenylalanine--tRNA ligase subunit beta has product MKVSLEWLKSYVDIDCSVDELVDKLTMSGTKVEGYEKRLENIKNVVVGKILEISLHPHNQNLFVCKVDIKDKILTIITAAKNVKEGLYVPVAKPGAVLENGKTIDVLEFKGILSEGMLCSLEELGLTRGEFPYADENGIFILEGMDDSMIGNDIKIALGIDDVIIDFEITSNRPDCLSIVGIAREIAAILNKPLKFPNVSFKETDELIKNYIDNIEIQDKKICRRYIGRVIKNIKIEQSPLWLRRRLVACGIRPINNIVDVTNYVMLEMGQPLHAFDLNKICGRNVFVRLASDGEKIITLDGVERVLRSSDIVIADENRAIAVAGVMGGLDTEVDESTKVVLLESATFNPAMVRRTARYLGLRTEASNRFEKGLSPYFAELAIQRACALIEQIGAGEIVKGAVDTYVDPWQQVEVKADFSYIEKLLGLRIEKDEVVNILSRLEIKYDEVKDVFIAPPFRTDIEDMADISEEVIRIYGYDKLPSRVFMGSAISSGLTQKQKIVNNIKIFLANSGYYEIYSYSFESPKVYEILKGYNLDDAVKILNPLGEDFSIMRMQLMSSVLKTVYLNISRNIKDVKVFELSTVFKKSNKKLPHEKLVLAIGSSAQDFYSLKGVLENLFDMLRIKDVKFSSQHQNSNLHPTRSAKIYTEESFLIGYIGEVHPDILERFDIPVRVVYAELFIDELLEAEKEEKRYVQLPKYPAIERDYAFVVPDDVESRVIEEIFKKYSSDILEEFRLFDVYKGQQIKQGFKSYAYRAVFRSKLKTLSDSDINQIQEKILDELKNYNISLRE; this is encoded by the coding sequence TTGAAGGTTTCATTAGAATGGTTGAAAAGTTATGTTGATATAGATTGTTCGGTAGATGAGCTTGTTGATAAACTTACTATGAGCGGAACAAAGGTTGAGGGATATGAGAAGAGACTTGAGAATATTAAAAATGTTGTAGTGGGTAAGATTTTAGAAATTTCTTTGCACCCTCATAACCAGAATCTTTTTGTTTGTAAAGTAGATATAAAAGATAAAATACTTACAATAATAACTGCAGCAAAGAATGTAAAAGAAGGTTTATATGTTCCTGTAGCAAAACCAGGTGCTGTCTTAGAAAATGGTAAAACAATTGATGTTCTTGAGTTCAAGGGAATATTATCGGAAGGAATGTTATGTTCGCTGGAAGAGCTTGGACTTACCCGCGGAGAGTTTCCATATGCTGATGAGAATGGTATATTTATACTTGAAGGTATGGATGACAGCATGATAGGGAATGACATAAAGATTGCACTTGGAATAGATGATGTGATAATTGATTTTGAGATAACCTCAAACAGGCCCGACTGTTTGAGCATTGTGGGTATTGCAAGAGAGATAGCTGCTATTTTAAACAAACCTCTGAAGTTTCCAAATGTAAGTTTCAAAGAGACAGATGAATTGATAAAAAATTATATAGATAATATTGAAATTCAGGATAAAAAGATTTGCAGAAGGTATATCGGAAGAGTTATAAAAAACATAAAGATTGAACAGTCACCTCTGTGGCTAAGAAGAAGACTTGTGGCTTGCGGTATAAGACCAATAAATAATATTGTCGATGTGACAAATTATGTAATGCTCGAGATGGGTCAGCCTCTTCATGCGTTTGACCTCAACAAGATTTGTGGCAGAAATGTTTTTGTAAGACTTGCAAGTGATGGTGAAAAGATTATAACTCTTGATGGTGTAGAGAGGGTTTTGCGGTCATCTGACATTGTTATTGCAGATGAAAACAGAGCCATAGCAGTTGCAGGTGTGATGGGAGGATTAGATACTGAAGTTGATGAGAGTACAAAAGTTGTACTTTTAGAGTCTGCAACTTTTAATCCCGCAATGGTAAGAAGGACAGCACGATATTTAGGGCTTAGAACAGAGGCTTCAAACAGGTTTGAAAAAGGTTTGAGCCCATACTTTGCAGAACTCGCAATTCAAAGAGCGTGCGCTTTGATTGAACAAATTGGAGCAGGCGAGATTGTAAAAGGAGCTGTAGATACCTATGTTGACCCATGGCAGCAAGTAGAAGTAAAAGCTGATTTTTCATATATAGAAAAACTTCTTGGTCTTAGAATTGAAAAAGATGAAGTGGTGAATATTCTTAGCAGACTTGAAATAAAATATGACGAAGTAAAAGATGTATTTATAGCACCACCTTTTAGGACTGACATTGAAGATATGGCTGACATTTCTGAAGAAGTTATAAGAATATATGGATATGATAAACTACCTTCAAGGGTTTTCATGGGAAGTGCTATTTCGTCTGGTCTCACCCAAAAGCAAAAAATAGTAAACAATATAAAAATTTTTCTTGCCAACAGTGGTTATTATGAAATTTATTCATATTCATTTGAATCGCCAAAAGTTTATGAGATTTTAAAAGGGTATAACTTGGATGATGCTGTCAAGATTTTAAATCCACTCGGTGAAGATTTTTCTATCATGCGAATGCAGCTTATGTCTTCTGTATTAAAAACAGTTTATCTCAATATATCCCGAAATATAAAAGACGTAAAAGTATTTGAGCTATCTACAGTATTTAAAAAATCTAATAAAAAACTTCCGCATGAAAAACTTGTTTTAGCAATAGGAAGTTCGGCTCAGGATTTTTATTCTTTAAAGGGTGTACTTGAAAATCTTTTTGACATGCTTAGAATAAAAGATGTTAAGTTTTCATCGCAACATCAAAATTCAAATTTGCATCCTACACGTTCAGCAAAGATTTATACCGAGGAAAGTTTTCTCATAGGCTACATTGGAGAAGTCCATCCGGATATATTAGAAAGATTTGACATACCTGTAAGAGTTGTATATGCAGAACTTTTTATAGATGAGCTGCTTGAGGCTGAGAAGGAAGAAAAGAGGTATGTTCAACTTCCGAAATATCCAGCTATTGAGAGAGACTATGCATTTGTTGTACCAGATGATGTAGAAAGCAGGGTTATTGAAGAAATTTTCAAAAAATATAGCTCTGACATTTTAGAAGAGTTTCGTCTGTTTGATGTTTACAAGGGACAACAAATAAAGCAAGGTTTCAAAAGCTATGCCTATAGAGCAGTTTTCAGGTCAAAATTAAAAACACTTTCAGATAGTGATATTAACCAGATTCAAGAGAAGATTTTAGATGAGCTTAAAAACTACAATATAAGTTTGCGGGAGTAG
- the aroC gene encoding chorismate synthase: MRFLDAGETHGKALIAIIEGFPAHVKIDIENINHLLQLRQRGYGRGKRMEIEKDRVKILSGVRNSFTTGAPITLMIENRDYENWRSFMDATQCDVDTKKVTVPRPGHADLAGCLKYEFDDARNVLERASARETAIRVAVGAVCEELLKMFGIKLYNHVVEIGRVRLTKSYSFDDTELFEQALSSSDLFCIDKEAEMKMKEEIDIAKQIGDSVGGIAEVICKNVPYGIGSHVHWDRKLDAQIAHSVMSIQSVKGVEIGMGFEAARRFGSEVHDEIYYDDKKGFYRKTNNAGGIEGGISNGMDIVVRAAFKPIPTLYKPLKSVDIRTFQPAEAAVERSDICAVPAGSIVMRAAIAYVLANALIERLGGDSAKTMLETFKRIYNKG; the protein is encoded by the coding sequence ATGAGATTTTTAGATGCTGGTGAAACACATGGAAAAGCTTTGATAGCCATAATAGAAGGATTTCCTGCACATGTAAAAATAGATATAGAAAATATAAACCATCTTTTACAACTACGTCAAAGGGGTTATGGAAGAGGGAAGCGAATGGAAATAGAAAAGGACAGAGTAAAAATTTTATCAGGAGTCAGAAACTCTTTTACCACAGGAGCCCCTATTACATTGATGATTGAAAATAGGGATTACGAAAACTGGAGAAGTTTTATGGATGCAACGCAGTGTGATGTAGATACCAAAAAAGTGACAGTTCCACGGCCTGGTCATGCAGATTTGGCTGGTTGTTTAAAATATGAGTTTGATGATGCAAGAAATGTATTGGAAAGAGCCAGTGCAAGAGAAACTGCTATAAGAGTAGCAGTTGGAGCTGTTTGTGAAGAACTTTTGAAAATGTTTGGCATTAAACTTTACAACCACGTTGTTGAGATTGGTAGGGTACGGCTTACAAAATCGTATTCATTTGATGACACAGAACTTTTTGAACAGGCTTTATCTTCTTCAGATCTGTTTTGTATTGACAAGGAAGCTGAAATGAAGATGAAAGAGGAGATTGATATAGCAAAACAAATAGGTGATAGCGTGGGGGGGATTGCTGAGGTAATTTGCAAAAATGTTCCATATGGTATTGGTAGCCATGTTCACTGGGACAGAAAACTTGACGCCCAGATTGCTCACTCTGTAATGAGTATTCAGTCTGTAAAAGGTGTTGAAATTGGTATGGGATTTGAAGCGGCAAGGCGGTTTGGTTCTGAAGTTCATGATGAAATTTATTATGATGATAAGAAAGGTTTTTATCGAAAGACAAACAATGCAGGTGGTATAGAAGGCGGAATTTCAAACGGCATGGATATTGTTGTTCGGGCTGCTTTCAAGCCAATTCCAACTCTATATAAGCCCCTCAAAAGTGTAGATATAAGAACATTTCAACCTGCTGAGGCAGCAGTAGAAAGGTCTGACATATGTGCTGTGCCGGCAGGAAGTATTGTCATGAGAGCGGCAATTGCGTATGTTCTGGCAAATGCTTTAATAGAAAGGTTAGGAGGAGATTCTGCTAAGACTATGTTAGAAACTTTCAAAAGAATTTATAATAAAGGATAA
- a CDS encoding divergent PAP2 family protein codes for MQISRGLVDGKMKEVVLEILKNKALEVGVVSWFVAQFLKIVIAFIMTRKVNLKWFISSGGMPSSHSAFACGLSTAVGLIDGFSSTNFAISLTFTLIVMYDAAGVRREAGKQAQTLNEIIEMYLSPHYKPQYKLKELIGHKPTEVFAGAIVGILIATIMI; via the coding sequence ATGCAAATCTCAAGAGGATTGGTTGATGGAAAGATGAAAGAGGTTGTGTTAGAGATTTTAAAGAATAAGGCGCTTGAGGTTGGTGTTGTCAGCTGGTTTGTTGCACAGTTTTTAAAGATTGTGATAGCATTTATCATGACACGAAAAGTTAATCTTAAATGGTTTATAAGCTCTGGAGGAATGCCAAGTTCTCATTCAGCGTTTGCATGTGGGCTTTCAACTGCTGTAGGACTTATAGATGGATTTAGTTCAACCAATTTTGCTATTTCATTAACATTCACTTTAATTGTAATGTACGATGCAGCAGGAGTAAGAAGAGAGGCTGGGAAACAGGCACAGACTTTAAATGAAATAATTGAGATGTATCTTTCACCACATTACAAGCCTCAATATAAACTAAAAGAGCTCATAGGTCACAAACCTACAGAAGTCTTTGCAGGAGCTATAGTTGGAATATTAATTGCCACAATAATGATTTGA
- a CDS encoding D-alanyl-D-alanine carboxypeptidase family protein: MKARVFVLIFALIITTAFGKICYANEKKNLPQLSSKSAIAIEWVTGKILFEKNKDLKLPMASTTKIMTAILVLENCDVNKEIEIPPQAVGVPGSSMYLEKGEKLKIIDLLYGLMLSSGNDAAVALAIATAGDVKRFVKLMNKKAKDLGLSNTVFSSPHGLEQGQHYTTAHDLAKLTAYAMRNPIFRQIVKTKDIEVPWTTRPYNRILRNKNKMLRLYPGADGVKTGFTKKAGRCLVTSVCRDDFRVICVVLNAPDMWNDTQKILNYCYNNFKVVKLLPDEMGYVKVKNGKSDWVKVGTTYKCYWVVESSCLPKLDVILQVAEAPIEKNKVIGRLNVYLKNEKQSLPLVALQECPRKSLWDRIKEKLFENRIK, translated from the coding sequence ATGAAAGCAAGGGTATTTGTTCTTATATTTGCATTAATAATAACTACAGCATTTGGTAAGATATGCTATGCAAATGAAAAAAAGAATTTACCACAACTGAGCTCTAAATCTGCAATAGCTATTGAATGGGTAACAGGGAAGATTCTCTTTGAAAAAAACAAGGATTTAAAACTTCCAATGGCAAGCACAACCAAAATAATGACAGCAATCCTGGTGTTAGAAAACTGTGATGTAAATAAAGAAATTGAAATTCCGCCACAGGCTGTGGGAGTTCCAGGGTCATCTATGTACCTCGAAAAAGGAGAAAAACTGAAAATAATAGACCTTTTATATGGACTTATGCTTTCTTCTGGGAATGATGCTGCTGTCGCCTTGGCAATAGCAACAGCTGGTGATGTAAAAAGATTCGTTAAACTTATGAACAAGAAAGCAAAAGATCTTGGCCTTTCAAATACTGTATTTTCATCTCCACATGGCTTGGAACAAGGTCAGCATTATACAACAGCTCACGACCTTGCAAAACTTACCGCATACGCTATGAGAAATCCAATATTTCGACAGATAGTAAAAACCAAAGATATAGAAGTACCATGGACTACAAGACCTTACAATAGAATTCTAAGAAACAAAAACAAGATGTTAAGATTATATCCTGGTGCTGATGGTGTAAAAACTGGATTTACAAAAAAGGCGGGTAGGTGTCTTGTCACTTCTGTTTGCAGAGATGATTTTAGAGTCATATGTGTGGTTTTGAATGCTCCGGATATGTGGAATGATACGCAAAAGATTCTCAACTATTGTTATAACAACTTTAAAGTGGTAAAACTACTACCTGATGAAATGGGTTATGTAAAAGTTAAAAACGGAAAAAGTGATTGGGTAAAAGTTGGAACAACATATAAATGTTATTGGGTAGTGGAATCAAGTTGTTTGCCAAAATTAGATGTAATTTTGCAGGTAGCAGAAGCGCCTATTGAAAAAAACAAGGTGATTGGTAGGTTGAATGTGTATCTTAAAAATGAAAAACAGAGCCTCCCACTTGTTGCATTACAAGAATGTCCAAGAAAGTCTTTATGGGACAGAATAAAAGAAAAATTATTTGAAAATAGAATTAAATAA